In the genome of Candidatus Thorarchaeota archaeon, the window TGCGGAGAAGCCTGGAGAACACTCCCCAAAGTATCTCAAAGTCCTGATTCCGGTGCCAGTCAGTGGTTCACACATATGCTCGAGCGAGTACCTAGACCTGAGCGCGTCAAACACAACTACAGACACGTCTCGGTTTAGCCGCATTCTGGGGTTGTAGAAGACGGGCATGTCTGATGTGGGCTGCCCATGTCGGGTGCAGTAGTAATCGACATCTGCACTCAGAAAGGTAACTCTGCCTTCCATGTACTCTCGCAGGACGACCATCGGTGTGGGTTATTCAGTTCAGCTCGCTAATAAGTGGATGGGCCGAGCACAGTCAGGACTTCATGACTTCTCGGAGTGATTCACCGTCACAGGTCAGAGCATATTAGCACTGGTGAGATATGGATAGGAACACACAAGTGATGCTATCGTGAGGTATATGCTGTCCGGAACATCTATGTGAGACAAGACCGGTGGACTATCAAAGGAACTGGTGTGATGTTCATGGCAAACCGAGTGAGAATGGAAACGGACAAAGGAACCATAATGATTGAACTGTGGTCCGATGATGCATTGAACACAGTGAAGAACTTCGTGGAACTTGCGCAAAGTGGTTTTTACAATGGACTCAAGTTTCATCGAGTCATCAAGGACTTCGTTGTGCAAGGAGGAGACCCCCAAGGCACCGGGATGGGTGGCCCGGGATACGCCATACCATGCGAAACAGGAGGACATCGGCAGAAACACGTAGACGGGGCCATATCGATGGCTCATGCAGGCAAAGACACAGGGGGAAGTCAGTTCTTTATTGTCCTCAATCAGAGTAACTGCAGACATCTTGATGGCAAGCACACGGTGTTTGGCCAAGTGACCCAAGGGTTTGATGTTGTCCAAAGAATACGTCAGGGGGACAAGATGCTCAAAGTGGAGGTCATAGAGCAAGACCCGAACATTGCACAACATACCCTTCGGAAACTCCCTGCTATCCGATAGGGATGCGGGGACGCACCAGATAGCGAATAGTATGCACAGAGGTTCAGGAGATGAGGTTTGGAATAGTTCCTCTTGAGTTTGGACCAGCTGTGGAGAGAATAGTCAGTGGAGGCGTCCCCGACTTCTCCCGGTTCAGTGTCACCGATGCGGTCCGCGATGCGATGAACATGGAACACATTAGTGTCATTGAACTGACAATGGACATAGAGCATGTCATCCCTGGGGCATTGACTACCACGACCATAG includes:
- a CDS encoding peptidylprolyl isomerase gives rise to the protein METDKGTIMIELWSDDALNTVKNFVELAQSGFYNGLKFHRVIKDFVVQGGDPQGTGMGGPGYAIPCETGGHRQKHVDGAISMAHAGKDTGGSQFFIVLNQSNCRHLDGKHTVFGQVTQGFDVVQRIRQGDKMLKVEVIEQDPNIAQHTLRKLPAIR